Genomic DNA from Hordeum vulgare subsp. vulgare chromosome 2H, MorexV3_pseudomolecules_assembly, whole genome shotgun sequence:
ATGTTTAGCTACAGCAGAACATCACATGAAACAGTCATCAAACAAAGAATATATAAGCACACATTAAATTCAATTGTCAACAATCCCAATTGGCTATAAACATCTTTCTCCATGCTTAATAAGCACGTCCCTAAAGATGAATAAGCATGTGATTCCACACCATTTTCTGACCTAGGATGATATAGGTTTCTCCATAAAAATTTACTTCAACACAACATACACCAGCATCCACAAGAATATAACAAAGCGCACAAAAACAAGCAAAATCAGGACAGTGGGCACATGTGCCACAATCTATGACAGAATCATGAGCATTGTTTAGAAAGCGGTAAAGCGACCTAAAGCGAGCACCACCCACTCTAACGCTTAAGCGACACCTAAGCGCCTAAAGCGGGCAAATATCTAAGGCGCTGCCAGGGCGCCTTGTCACTTAAGCGACGCTTGAGCGTCTGAAGCGGGACGCTTTATAAACAATGATCATGAGGAGACATCACTAATGTGATCCATAGAGGTGAGCTCAACACAAATAGTACCTACAACTAAGGACTTCATCATTGCTGTTAgacagaacaaaggtatcaaatgAAAACTTATAGATTAATTTCAGCTTGGGGTTCTGAGAAACTCGAACACCATTTGGATGCATCCAAAGGCACATGACAATAATCAACTATGCAAAACATATAGCACCTATTAAATGCTTAAGCATACAACACCTCCAGGAGTACATAATAATGTGATTTTGTGATAACAACACAGAAGATTTGATCTTAACAAACACtacaaaagaagagttcttcggcattcAGATTTTCTTGTACCGTCTACATTTGAACAAATTAATACTGCCAAATAAGAAATCATATTTCCGACTTTACTCCAAGAATAGACATACTTATATGACTTGAGACAACAATATACTACTACTTGAACTACCAAGTATAAATGATCATATTAGGAAGAGCTTAAGCCGCCCAGGTATGTCTTCCGGCCAAAGGACTCCACACTGCCTGCTTTCTGCATCAAACAAAAGCATCTAACAATTTTCCTCAATGCCTATGTATACAACCATCCAACATGACATCATTCAACAGAAATTTTGGGCAAATATTACCACACATATGAAACTTAAATTAATGAATTTTAGTTCGTGGTGAAGCACTTTTTTAATGTTACACCGCTCCCATAGACCATCCATTAGACGAAGATTTGATAGATTTATTATACAAGTTAGCCTTTTGCCTCATGGCATGACATAGGTAATTCATGACAGCATAACATGCGGAATGCAGATGCATTTCCATCTCATAATAGACTACAGGAGGAAATGGAACTGATTTAGAATGAAGAGTACTTTTGTACATTTTATGGATATAAAAATCTCCACTCCCAAGACACAGATGGTGATGATGGTGTATTTTTCATCTGTCATTTCTGACCCTCCGATCTACTTTTAATGCATGCGAGGTAAGCCATGGCAAAAAGACAATGGACCCCCTTAATCTGCTCGATAACCCCTTAGTCTCTCAAAATAATCCCCATCCCTGCCACACCTCATCCAAACAGATAAGAGGAATATACTTTGGGTGAAAACTAAATATTTTAGTGAAATATACCAAGCTAGGGTGATTTTTTTCCAAGTTCGTGAACATGTATCTATTTTGTATATGTTGCAATGCACAGGCATTTTCCTGGTTGAAGTAGTGTTAAACTACATATGACTACTAAGTGCAATTGTTCAGGAAATCATAAAGTGGTAACTGCTTGGTCGCCCAATTGGCCAGTTAATCGGCAGATTAATCACTTAACCGGCTACTCGGTGACCCTCGAGAAGCTATTAATAGGACAGAAAACTGATTAATCGGGAGAGTTGTTGAACAGTGGCTAGGTGTCTAAGTGTCAGGAAAGCCACAGGTTATGGTATATTCTAGGCTTATAGCATGCATCTAAAATATTTGGCCGGCAAAAACAGAGAGCAAGGAAGTTAGTAAGTAATATACACTATCCAGTTATAGATACACAAGACGGATCTCAGCAGCTAAACATTGTGCAGAACACTAGAACTAGGATCAGGTAAGCAAGCCACCATGAGACTAAGTTGAAAATATGACCAAGCTACAAGCATCACTGCAAATAGTTCAGATCAAGATACGATTCTTTGAACTAAAAAGTATGAACAATATAACAGTGCATTATCACAACTAGCCAGACTATTTAACAACAGTTGAATGCAGATCGAAGAATTCTAGTGCTGCTACTTACCAGATAGGTTTTTCTACTACTGGGGGTTCTGTCCAGGCTGCTGTGGAccaggcggcggtggcggcattCCATGCCTGGGTGGTTGTCCAAACTGCGGTGGTGGCATCGGCCTCATCCCTGGCGGTGGTGGCATGCCTGGCATCCCCGGCCTCCCTGGTGGCGGCCCCATCGGTGGCGGTCCCCTCATGAACTGCTGCGGCGGGCCCCCAGGGTATGGCGCAGGCGGGGGACCCGGTGGGCGCTGAAACTGCATCTGCATTGGTGGCGGGCCACCCGGTCGCATGGACGGCATACCCATCGGGGGCGGGCGGACGACCTGTGGGTATGCGACCGGCGGCGCTGAGAGGTTCGGCATAGGGGGACGCGAGATCTGCGGCTGCATCATGCCAGGAGCCGGACCGCCTACACCCCGAACAGGGCCAGAGAGACCGGGCTGCGCCTGGAGCAGCGGGCCGGTGGCCACCCCACGGCCGGCAGCGCGACCAACGCCAGTGCCGGAAAGGGCGCCACCGCCAGCGGAGGCCTTGGCCCGGGACTCATCGGGCGGGGGCGGGCCCTCGACGGTCATGGAGACGACCTCCTCGCCACGGAGAAGGAGCAGGCCGAGCGTCCTCCGCTCCTCGCGCTCGCCTGTGGTCTTGGAAGATTTTGAGGGCGGGAGCTTGCGGAACTCCTCGCAGTCGCCGAGGACGAGGTTCATGTGGCGATCGAAGGCCATGAACTTCCCCACGAGTTGGCGGCCGTCCTGGATGGTCACGCGCATCCGGTAGTTGACGAACTGGAGCATTTTCGAACCCTTGGGGTTCGACATGGcggctggggcggcggcggcggcggcggcgacgagcgGCTAGGTTAGGGTTTCGGCGGCGAGGAAGAAGCGGAGATGAGAGAGGGGTTTTCGTGGGGGTTTGAGTTTGTATGGGTTGGCTCGAACGGGGTAGGCGTTGTCGCAGACTCGCAGCATCAGGGTTGTCGGTATAGGCCTGGGCCTTCCAGATGGGCTTGGGCATGGTTCAAACTTCGCAAAAACAACTTCCCCACAACTAAGTACCAATTCTCAAATTGCCTAAAAAATTATCAATTCTTAAAAAGAAAAAACGCCTAATTACCATGATGAGACCCCTAAAAAAACCAAGGACGAGTGGACTTCCCTAAAAAAAATGCACAGCAAAATCGATCAGCTGAGAACATGAAAGATTGCTTCGAGGGACTGAATCTTCATGGCAAGGGACTGGATCTTTCATGGCAAAGAGAAGATGGATCTAGGCTTCTGTAAcaccccagatgtaatccttaCCATATTTGGATCCTTTCCTATGTTGTGGAACCATGTTTGGATGTTATaaagttgtcatttcatgtggatcATCTCATGtgatcatcttgcatcatggcatccctTTCAAGTGCATTGTGTTCAACTCCATATTGATTGTGATAGCTTTGCTTTGGTGTGATGAGTGTTGTGGTGTTTGTATACAATGCTTCCAAACATGCTTTCAAACTTCAATGCTTTTCAAACAAGGCAAAGCCTTCCCTTTTGTTATTAGAACTTGTGTGTTAAACTTTGTGGGAacgtgttttaaaaatgttatacaTTTAGAGTATTAATTTGTGGTTGAGGGGGTATTTGTCTTGTTGTTTTAAAGCTTTAAGTCATTTGGGGTTTTTATTAAAAAACAACATTATAAATCCTGTTTTGAATATAATTTACTTGTTCTAAAAATCAGAtttgtatttttttaaatagggcataaatccctcatgccctaggtgtttttattttattttcaaaacccatGTGTAAGTTgggtattttgttttctgtttggtTTATTTGAAAAAGGAAAAACCCTTTTAAGTCTTTTCTGTTTTAGCAGGCGCCCAGGTGGATCGGCTCCCTCCTCTTACCTGGGCCTCACCCCTTCTTTCTTTTCCTTCTCAAGCACCTGGCCCGCTGGGCGACCCTCTTCCACCTCCTGGCGTCGTTGCCTTTCTCCCCTCCTTTCCGTCAGAGAGTGTGTCACGTGTGTGAGAGAGTGAGCTCGACGCCGTggcttcacggacgtcgaggccgtccCCTCGACCCTTATTTAATCCCCTCGGCATGTGAGACCCtcgtctagggttcctcctccgccgccacctcGTTCCCAtctcgctccctctccctctgcaGGTAAGCTCCAGAGAGTTCACAGAGAGCGCCGCCCGTCGCCGTCAtccctcccctcgtcgccggTTCGTCCCCGTGGAATCCGAGCACACagggaggatgctggatcctccctCGATCCATTCCCATCGCTAGGAAGGGGGGGGGTCCCTTCCTTTGTCGgcccctcctcgccgtcgtcgtcgcgggCGGAAGGAGCAGAGGGTCGCGTCGCatcacctcttcttcctcttcgtcgagcctccttctcctcctcgacgCGTTGGGGTGAGCAgtacctcctccttcttccttttcCCTCGTCGTAGAGCTATTGCTCGTCGtagcgtagttgtcgtcgtcgccgtgctCTGCCATGGCCAGGAGCAGCAGCTCCGTTGCACCGCCGATGCAGCCGTCCTCTTGCCTAGTTAGgcgcgggaatggaacccccaggGCTCCCTCTTCCCCCTCGTGGTGCTAGCCATTAGGGATTAGCCGTCGTTGTGTCGCCGTCGATCTCCCCTATTCCGGCCGCCGTGTGGTGGTAGGTTAGTTGCAGAGGGGTTGCTCAATAGAGCACGCTCCCCCTCTCTGGTAAGATTCCTTACCGTAGCGCAGTGGAACCGAGCCGTGCGTTGTGGGTTTGAGTCCCTCGGGACacccttttatttttctgttattTCGCCTAGAGGCAGGTGCAATGCCAGAGAGATTAGCTTGCATGCATCCCTCTCTAAGTCAAGCGCCGATGCTGTAGCGTGgtggtgtgagtgtgtgtgggtatgccaggggttgtgggttcgatccccagggCCTCcgctttttgtttttcctttgttttctttttctttttcttttcttttgctgcatattgttgttttgtttcttttaaAAAAACCAGGGGgtgtgttttatttcttttgaggCCTAGAGTATAtgtgagtgtatgtgtgtgcacatgagtgcatgtgcatgtgtatgtgagtgtatgtgtgtgcacatgagtgcatgtgcatgtgtatgtgagtgtgtgtgtgcacatgaatgtgtgtgtgtgtgtgcatgagtgtccatgcacttgtgcatgagggcctaaTCCCTCATGTTTGCCATTAGTAATGTGGTGGAGTGAGTAGTGCTTGTgtgagtgcatgtgtaggtgttgcacatgtgtgtgtgtttgtggatGAACACCTATCAATATATGTTGGTGTGACATGTTAGTGATTCCATGCTATGCCTAGTTGGGTTGTTCTAGCCCtagtgatgtgcatgtgtaggtgatgctatATGTGCTAGTTTTCACATGTGATGATAGTCATTTGTAGTTTATAGGATTCTAAGTGATATTTTCGAGCTAGCTCTGTGCAATATTGTTACATGCAAGtatccatgtattatatatgattttggggtagaatcatcccaggaatccattggtgcaatcagatttcactttagagcaacttcataaaactattattttctgatatgatgccatgtttagagccttACATTAGGCGGTGCTATGGccctttgtggatgattccttgatggaatgatAGTGGGTGAACCTCTCTACAAcgtggggtctttgttttgttcttaggaatttgtatgcacctattgtgccctgtcaaagtggacacttggctgaaactgacaaatttgtgaaa
This window encodes:
- the LOC123426167 gene encoding small nuclear ribonucleoprotein-associated protein B'-like; this translates as MSNPKGSKMLQFVNYRMRVTIQDGRQLVGKFMAFDRHMNLVLGDCEEFRKLPPSKSSKTTGEREERRTLGLLLLRGEEVVSMTVEGPPPPDESRAKASAGGGALSGTGVGRAAGRGVATGPLLQAQPGLSGPVRGVGGPAPGMMQPQISRPPMPNLSAPPVAYPQVVRPPPMGMPSMRPGGPPPMQMQFQRPPGPPPAPYPGGPPQQFMRGPPPMGPPPGRPGMPGMPPPPGMRPMPPPQFGQPPRHGMPPPPPGPQQPGQNPQ